A stretch of Carya illinoinensis cultivar Pawnee chromosome 14, C.illinoinensisPawnee_v1, whole genome shotgun sequence DNA encodes these proteins:
- the LOC122294269 gene encoding serine/arginine-rich SC35-like splicing factor SCL30A: MRGRSYTPSPPRGHGRRGRSPSPRGRYGGRGRDGPTSLLVRNLRHDCRPEDLRRPFGQFGHLKDIYLPKDYYSGEPRGFGFVQYVDPADAAEAKYQMDGQVLFGRELTVVFAEENRKKPSDMRARDRGSRSRYHDRRRSPPRYSRSPRYSQSPPPRHARSPSQNRDYSPPPKQRHYSRSVSPRDRRYSQEKSYSRSPYNGSRSRSRSPARGPSRTPSRSPKREEYSRQPNGDRSPSQ, translated from the exons ATGAGGGGGAGGAGTTATACCCCATCACCACCAAGGGGTCATGGCAGGAGAGGACGGAGCCCTAGCCCTAGAGGTCGCTATGGTGGCCGTGGTAGGGATGGTCCTACTAGCCTTCTTGTTCGTAACCTTCGCCATGATTGTAG GCCAGAGGATCTTCGTAGACCATTTGGGCAGTTTGGCCATCTCAAGGACATTTACTTGCCGAAGGATTATTATTCTGG GGAACCCCGTGGTTTTGGCTTTGTGCAATATGTAGATCCTGCTGATGCTGCTGAGGCAAAATATCAAATGGATGGCCAGGTTCTTTTTGGCCGTGAGCTGACTGTTGTCTTTGCCGAGGAGAACAGAAAGAAGCCATCTGATATGAGGGCAAGGGATAGAGGGAG TAGGAGTAGATATCATGATCGAAGACGGTCACCCCCACGTTATTCTCGCTCACCCAGGTACTCTCAGTCTCCGCCTCCACGCCATGCAAGATCTCCATCCCAAAACCGTGACTATTCCCCCCCTCCCAAACAAAGGCATTATTCAAG ATCTGTTTCACCCCGAGACAGAAGGTACAGTCAAGAGAAGTCATATTCACGGTCGCCCTACAATGGCTCAAGGAGCCGCAGTCGAAGTCCAGCTAGAGGTCCGAGCCGGACTCCAAGCCGAAGCCCTAAACGAGAAGAATACTCGAGGCAACCAAATGGAGATAGGTCTCCTAGTCAGTGA